The nucleotide window GGGCAGAGTGTCAAACATTTTGCTGCTCAAAGCAACTGGGAATTCAATGGTCTTGTCGCAGTTCGCTGGCTGCTGTTTCCCTGGGATAGCTACCTCGATACCAGTTTTGCCTTTGGCGGCGGATTGTCTTATGCCACTGAGACTCCCAAAGTAGAAAAAGAAAATCATGACCCTGCAGCCAAATTTCTAAAATATCTGATGCTCGAACTGGCTTTTTCTCTGCCTGACTCCGAACGCTGGAGCCTGCTTGTCCGCATTCATCATCGTTCAGGGGCCTTTGGCCTGTTTCAC belongs to Deltaproteobacteria bacterium and includes:
- a CDS encoding acyloxyacyl hydrolase; this encodes MNKKQPLLWLLWILSIFLSCSDRASAGDWALALYGGVLLEGELNNATIAHQGFEDSYLLALALTRKVATWENMIDWEVEGQSVKHFAAQSNWEFNGLVAVRWLLFPWDSYLDTSFAFGGGLSYATETPKVEKENHDPAAKFLKYLMLELAFSLPDSERWSLLVRIHHRSGAFGLFHGVTGASNALAFGVRYSF